One window of the Aquipuribacter sp. SD81 genome contains the following:
- a CDS encoding ATP-binding protein, whose amino-acid sequence MNDTRELVLPPKATSPREARRWVAGLLDGWGLEPLVEQVELLTTEVVTNALLHAGTTMQVRVGREGEGVRVEVEDGSQVMPLRRHYSPTASTGRGMTLLSSLADDFGWHGSERGKVTWFVVTTVRSAWDTFELDDVMGGP is encoded by the coding sequence GTGAACGACACCCGGGAGCTCGTGCTGCCCCCGAAGGCGACCTCGCCGCGTGAGGCGAGGCGCTGGGTGGCGGGCCTGCTCGACGGCTGGGGCCTGGAGCCGCTCGTGGAGCAGGTGGAGCTGCTCACCACCGAGGTGGTCACCAACGCGCTGCTGCACGCCGGCACCACGATGCAGGTCCGGGTGGGGCGCGAGGGCGAGGGGGTGCGGGTCGAGGTCGAGGACGGCTCGCAGGTCATGCCGCTGCGACGGCACTACAGCCCGACCGCCTCCACCGGTCGCGGCATGACCCTGCTGTCGAGCCTGGCCGACGACTTCGGCTGGCACGGCTCGGAGCGGGGAAAGGTGACGTGGTTTGTTGTCACCACGGTCCGCAGCGCCTGGGACACCTTCGAGCTCGACGACGTCATGGGCGGTCCGTGA
- a CDS encoding NAD(P)/FAD-dependent oxidoreductase, whose translation MPALLPADGRLLVVGAGLAALRLCQEVRRLGFVGEVVVLGREPHRPYDRPPLSKHVLLPGPGDAPGPSPAGSVSDLAADGTGLDDLGVDVRTGTRALALDPLARRVTTTTGTTGTTGTTGTGTTGEERYDALVVASGAEPVLLRGDGPQHAVRTWEDAVALRARLVPGARVVVVGAGWIGAEVATAALAHGADVTCLEAGPAPAWAAVGEAVARRVLTPLWRDVRLRTGTRVDRVVDEGVLLADGALVPADVVVVGVGVRPTVGWLRGSGVPLGAGVLVDEHLRSGADGVLAVGDAAERWSPRWRRRLRAEHWEEASTGPAVAARVLLDGPEGTPAHDPVPYVWSDQHGARVQLVGLPADDAGVVWREHVDGSPTATWLSRDGRLLAVLTVDRPREAAQARRAVGRAPDRATLADPATPLHRA comes from the coding sequence GTGCCCGCGCTGCTCCCCGCCGACGGCCGGCTGCTCGTCGTCGGCGCCGGCCTCGCCGCGCTCCGCCTCTGCCAGGAGGTGCGCCGGCTCGGCTTCGTCGGTGAGGTCGTCGTGCTGGGCCGCGAGCCGCACCGGCCCTACGACCGGCCGCCGCTGTCCAAGCATGTGCTGCTGCCCGGTCCGGGCGACGCGCCCGGGCCGTCGCCGGCGGGTTCCGTCTCGGACCTGGCCGCCGACGGCACCGGCCTCGACGACCTGGGCGTCGACGTGCGCACCGGCACCAGGGCCCTCGCCCTGGACCCGCTCGCCCGCCGCGTCACCACGACGACGGGCACGACGGGCACGACGGGCACGACGGGCACGGGCACGACGGGCGAGGAGCGCTACGACGCCCTCGTGGTGGCCAGCGGCGCGGAACCCGTGCTGCTGCGCGGCGACGGGCCGCAGCACGCGGTCCGGACGTGGGAGGACGCCGTCGCGCTGCGCGCCCGCCTCGTGCCCGGCGCCCGCGTCGTCGTGGTGGGGGCGGGCTGGATCGGCGCCGAGGTCGCGACCGCGGCCCTCGCCCACGGCGCGGACGTCACGTGCCTCGAGGCCGGCCCCGCCCCGGCGTGGGCCGCCGTCGGCGAGGCCGTCGCGAGGCGTGTGCTCACCCCGCTGTGGCGGGACGTCCGGCTGCGCACCGGCACCCGCGTGGACCGGGTCGTCGACGAGGGCGTCCTGCTCGCCGACGGCGCGCTCGTGCCGGCCGACGTCGTCGTCGTGGGGGTCGGGGTGCGTCCCACGGTGGGCTGGCTGCGGGGCAGCGGTGTCCCGCTCGGCGCGGGTGTGCTCGTGGACGAGCACCTGCGCAGCGGCGCGGACGGGGTGCTGGCCGTCGGCGACGCCGCCGAGCGGTGGTCCCCGCGCTGGCGGCGGCGGCTGCGGGCCGAGCACTGGGAGGAGGCCTCGACCGGGCCGGCCGTCGCGGCCCGGGTGCTGCTCGACGGGCCGGAGGGCACGCCCGCGCACGACCCGGTGCCCTACGTGTGGAGCGACCAGCACGGCGCGCGCGTGCAGCTGGTCGGGCTGCCGGCGGACGACGCCGGGGTCGTGTGGCGCGAGCACGTCGACGGCTCCCCCACCGCGACCTGGCTGTCGCGCGACGGGCGCCTGCTCGCCGTGCTCACCGTCGACCGGCCGCGCGAGGCCGCGCAGGCCCGGCGCGCGGTGGGCCGGGCGCCGGACCGCGCCACGCTCGCCGACCCGGCCACCCCGCTGCACCGAGCGTGA
- a CDS encoding C40 family peptidase: protein MPVRLAPLPLAAALAAAALCLGLVAAPATASDVEQAEDRVEELGREVAALTEDYNELREEARSQRERAEAVGAQVADQQVRIEDMQGELTGLAVEAFKRGGVDPQLAVLLRGGAEWVHSSSTLALLGERRSVSLSGLREAQVELQGLRRDEEAALAAVERTERDLGEKKERIEGQLAAAEDDLRAAQEAAAERERRRQEAIRAAAERRAAQEAASRARAADAEAASVAAASGASDAAGGSSDSGGSSGSGGSDASGGSNDSGGSGDSGAAAAAPVSGTTVSCGGRSVQAPDARTATVISFACSQMGKPYLWGAGGPNAYDCSGLTSRAWAQVGVSLPHSSRMQYSAGRKVSRGELRPGDLVYFYSPISHVGIYIGGGELVAAPSSGDVVKIQSMSYMPYAGGTRH from the coding sequence ATGCCCGTGCGCCTCGCCCCGCTGCCGCTCGCCGCCGCCCTGGCCGCCGCCGCCCTCTGCCTCGGTCTGGTCGCCGCGCCGGCCACGGCCTCGGACGTCGAGCAGGCCGAGGACCGCGTCGAGGAGCTGGGCCGTGAGGTCGCGGCGCTCACCGAGGACTACAACGAGCTGCGCGAGGAGGCGCGGTCCCAGCGGGAGCGGGCCGAGGCCGTCGGGGCCCAGGTCGCCGACCAGCAGGTCCGCATCGAGGACATGCAGGGCGAGCTGACCGGGCTGGCGGTCGAGGCGTTCAAGCGCGGGGGCGTCGACCCGCAGCTCGCGGTGCTGCTGCGCGGCGGCGCGGAGTGGGTCCACTCCTCCAGCACCCTCGCGCTGCTGGGCGAGCGCCGATCGGTCTCGCTGTCGGGGCTCCGCGAGGCGCAGGTCGAGCTGCAGGGCCTGCGACGCGACGAGGAGGCCGCGCTCGCGGCCGTGGAGCGGACCGAGCGCGACCTCGGTGAGAAGAAGGAGCGCATCGAGGGGCAGCTCGCGGCCGCGGAGGACGACCTGCGCGCCGCCCAGGAGGCCGCCGCCGAGCGGGAGCGCCGCCGGCAGGAGGCCATCCGCGCCGCCGCCGAGCGCCGCGCGGCGCAGGAGGCCGCGAGCCGGGCCCGCGCGGCCGACGCCGAGGCGGCGTCCGTCGCTGCGGCGTCCGGCGCGTCGGACGCTGCCGGCGGCTCGAGCGACTCCGGCGGGTCGAGCGGGTCCGGCGGGTCCGACGCCTCGGGCGGGTCGAACGACTCGGGCGGGTCCGGGGACTCCGGCGCGGCCGCGGCGGCCCCGGTGAGCGGGACGACTGTCAGCTGCGGCGGCCGCTCGGTGCAGGCCCCCGACGCGCGCACCGCGACCGTCATCTCCTTCGCGTGCTCGCAGATGGGCAAGCCGTACCTGTGGGGCGCGGGCGGCCCGAACGCCTACGACTGCAGCGGTCTCACCTCGCGGGCGTGGGCGCAGGTCGGCGTCTCGCTGCCGCACTCCTCGCGCATGCAGTACTCCGCGGGCCGGAAGGTGTCGCGCGGCGAGCTGCGTCCGGGCGACCTCGTGTACTTCTACTCCCCCATCAGCCACGTCGGCATCTACATCGGCGGCGGCGAGCTCGTGGCCGCGCCGTCGTCGGGTGACGTCGTCAAGATCCAGTCGATGTCGTACATGCCGTACGCGGGCGGCACGCGTCACTGA